In Fusobacterium canifelinum, a genomic segment contains:
- a CDS encoding Bax inhibitor-1/YccA family protein, translating into MYYNMNDIDIKSSNNLLRKVFLYMILGITISFATGAYLLYFNQGLLSTLFNYYQFLVIAELAMVFSISFFINKISSSLAKILFFAYSLVNGVTLTVIGLIYAPQVIFYAFMITLTIFVVTAIYGYTTQEDLSSYRRFFMIALISLILLSAFNAFMRVGMLEWVITIAGVVIFTGLIAYDVNRIKFISYQLADGDNEAMEKMGIIGALNLYLDFINLFIYILRIFGRKK; encoded by the coding sequence ATGTATTACAATATGAATGACATTGATATTAAAAGTTCTAACAATTTATTAAGAAAAGTATTTTTGTATATGATTTTAGGTATCACTATTTCTTTTGCCACAGGAGCATATTTATTATATTTTAATCAAGGTTTATTATCTACTTTATTTAATTATTATCAATTTTTAGTAATAGCAGAATTAGCTATGGTATTTTCTATAAGCTTTTTTATAAATAAAATATCTTCTAGTTTAGCAAAAATTTTATTTTTTGCTTATTCCTTAGTAAATGGTGTAACTCTTACTGTAATTGGACTTATTTATGCACCACAAGTAATTTTCTATGCATTTATGATAACTCTTACAATTTTTGTTGTAACTGCTATCTATGGTTATACAACACAAGAAGATTTAAGTTCTTATAGAAGATTTTTTATGATAGCTTTAATTTCATTAATACTTTTATCAGCTTTTAATGCTTTTATGAGAGTTGGAATGTTAGAATGGGTAATAACAATAGCAGGAGTAGTTATTTTTACTGGGCTTATAGCTTATGATGTAAATAGAATTAAATTTATATCATATCAATTAGCTGATGGAGATAATGAAGCTATGGAAAAAATGGGAATAATTGGAGCTTTAAATCTTTACCTAGATTTCATTAATCTATTTATCTATATTCTTAGAATTTTTGGAAGAAAAAAATAA
- the malQ gene encoding 4-alpha-glucanotransferase codes for MKRECGVLLAISSLPSSYGIGDFGKEAYRFVDFLVSSGQSLWQILPLCPVEYGNSPYQSPSTFAGNFLYLDLENLVNNEYLTQEDIDILKQEVSFVNYEYIKSQKESLLRKASQAFFYKNKEQEEFKNFQKDNQFWLEDYALFLALNKKFKGRMWNTWPKEYKFRDKKFIEEAKKIYQEEYLYESFIQYYFHKQWKELKNYANERGIKFIGDLPIYVATHSADTWQNPKLFCFDKHLKIKSVAGCPPDYFSKTGQLWGNVLYDWKEMERTNYFWWINRVKHSFLLYDILRLDHFRGFASYWSIRYGEKTAINGKWKKGPRYQFFKKLENRIANMDIVAEDLGTLTEDVFKLLEQTKYPNMKVLEFGLAEWDNMYHPRNYPENSVAYTGTHDNMSIVEWYENLNEKEKNICDENLKNFLKDYNTNIWEPIQWRAIEALYASKSNRVIVPLQDILGLGSDSRMNTPSTVGNNWTWRIYWNYRHNDLENKLYYLANKYRRINKGEDNGI; via the coding sequence TTGAAAAGAGAATGCGGGGTTTTATTAGCAATTAGCTCTCTACCTAGTTCCTATGGTATTGGGGATTTTGGAAAAGAAGCATATCGTTTTGTTGATTTCTTAGTGTCCTCTGGACAAAGTCTGTGGCAAATATTACCACTATGTCCTGTGGAATATGGAAATTCTCCTTATCAGTCACCTTCTACTTTTGCTGGAAATTTTTTATATTTAGATTTAGAAAATTTAGTTAATAATGAGTATTTAACACAAGAGGATATTGATATATTAAAACAAGAAGTATCCTTTGTTAATTATGAATATATAAAAAGCCAGAAAGAGTCTTTATTAAGAAAGGCCTCTCAGGCTTTTTTTTACAAAAATAAGGAACAAGAAGAATTTAAAAATTTTCAAAAAGATAATCAATTTTGGTTAGAAGATTATGCACTCTTTCTTGCTTTAAATAAAAAATTTAAAGGTAGAATGTGGAATACTTGGCCAAAAGAATATAAATTTAGAGATAAAAAATTTATAGAGGAAGCTAAGAAAATTTATCAAGAAGAATATCTATATGAAAGTTTTATACAATATTATTTTCATAAACAATGGAAAGAATTAAAAAACTATGCCAATGAAAGAGGAATAAAATTTATAGGAGATTTACCTATATATGTTGCAACACATAGTGCTGACACTTGGCAAAATCCAAAATTATTCTGTTTTGATAAACATTTAAAAATAAAATCAGTGGCAGGTTGTCCACCAGATTATTTTTCAAAAACTGGGCAATTATGGGGAAATGTACTTTATGATTGGAAAGAAATGGAAAGAACTAATTATTTTTGGTGGATAAATAGAGTAAAACACAGTTTTCTACTTTATGATATTTTAAGATTAGATCATTTTAGAGGTTTTGCATCCTATTGGTCTATTCGTTATGGAGAAAAGACTGCTATCAATGGAAAGTGGAAAAAAGGACCTAGATATCAATTTTTTAAAAAATTAGAAAATAGGATAGCTAATATGGATATAGTGGCAGAAGATTTAGGAACTCTTACAGAAGATGTTTTTAAACTTTTAGAGCAAACAAAGTATCCAAATATGAAAGTATTAGAATTTGGTTTAGCTGAATGGGATAATATGTACCATCCTAGAAATTATCCTGAAAATTCAGTTGCTTATACAGGTACCCATGATAATATGTCGATAGTTGAATGGTATGAAAACTTAAATGAAAAAGAAAAAAATATCTGTGATGAAAATTTAAAAAACTTTTTAAAAGATTATAATACAAATATTTGGGAACCTATTCAATGGAGAGCAATAGAAGCACTTTATGCTTCTAAATCTAATAGAGTCATAGTACCTCTACAAGATATACTAGGTTTAGGAAGCGATTCAAGAATGAATACTCCTTCTACAGTTGGTAATAATTGGACTTGGAGAATTTATTGGAATTATAGACATAATGATTTAGAAAATAAATTATATTACTTAGCAAATAAATATAGAAGAATTAATAAAGGGGAAGATAATGGAATTTAA